GCGTCCCCGTCACCAGGCGCACCTTCCCGCTCGGGTCCAGCACGATGGTGGGGGTCATGGCGGAGAGCATCCGCTTCCCCGGCTGGATGGCGTTGGCCTCCCCCTGCACCAGCCCGAACTGGTTGGGCGTCCCCGGCTTGGCCGAGAAGTCGTCCATCTCGTTGTTGAGCAGGAAGCCCGCCCCCGCCACCGTCACCAGGTTGCCGTACAGCGAGTTGATCGTGGTGGTCACGGCCACCGCGTTCCCCCGGCCGTCCATGATGGAATAGTGCGTCGTGTGCGTCCCCTCCGCGCGCGTCCCGGCGCCGGCGGGGGCGGCGCCCAGCCCGGGACGCACCTCGGCGGACGGGGTGGCGCGGTCCGGGCGGATGCCCTGCCGCCGCTGGGCCGCGTACTCGTCCGAGCTCATGCGCGCCGTGGGCTGCGGGACGAAGTCCGGGTCGGCCAGGTACGCGTTGCGGTCCGCGTAGGCGCGCCGCGTGGCCTCCGCGAAGAGGTGTACGTGCGCCGGGGAGAGGAAGCCCAGCGAGCGCAGGTCGTACCCCTCCAGCACGTTCAGCATCTCCGCCATCGTCGCCCCGCCGGAGGAGGGAGGCGGCATGGAGATCACCTCGTGGCCGCGGTAGTCGAAGCGCACCGGGTCGCGCCACTTCGCCTCGTACCGGGCCAGGTCCTCGCGGGTCATGATCCCGCCGCCGCGCCGCATCTCCGCCTCCACCAGCTCCGCCGTGCGCCCGCGGTAGAAGCCGTCGCGGCCGTCGCGCGCGATGCGGCGGAACGTCTCCGCCAGGTCGCGCTGCACCAGGCGCTCGCCCACCCGGGGAGCCCGTCCGCCGGGGAGGAAGACCGCCGCAGTGGCGGGGAAGCGGCGGAGCCGCTCCTCGTACGAGCGGAGCGAGCCGGCGAGGCGCTCGTGCACCACGATCCCCTCGGCGAGGTTCACGGCGGGCTGCACCAGCTCCGCCCAGGGGAGCGAGCCGAAGCGCCGGTGCGCCTCCCACATCCCCGCGACAGAGCCGGGGACCCCCGCGGCCAGGTGCCCCACCAGCGAGCGGTCGGTCAGGTTCCCCTGCGCGTCCAGGTACATGTCCCGGGTGGCGCGCAGCGGGGCGGCCTCGCGGAAGTCGAGCGAGGCGACCGTGCCGTCCGCCATGCGCACCACCAGGAACCCCCCGCCACCGAGGTTCCCCGCCTCGGGGTTCACCACCGCCAGCGCGAAGT
The nucleotide sequence above comes from Longimicrobiaceae bacterium. Encoded proteins:
- the ggt gene encoding gamma-glutamyltransferase, translating into PPAAPPARAADAAAPAGIRFPPGWAFPVGSVTPVRATGGMVSTTDRVASEVGVEILRRGGNAVDAAVATHFALAVVNPEAGNLGGGGFLVVRMADGTVASLDFREAAPLRATRDMYLDAQGNLTDRSLVGHLAAGVPGSVAGMWEAHRRFGSLPWAELVQPAVNLAEGIVVHERLAGSLRSYEERLRRFPATAAVFLPGGRAPRVGERLVQRDLAETFRRIARDGRDGFYRGRTAELVEAEMRRGGGIMTREDLARYEAKWRDPVRFDYRGHEVISMPPPSSGGATMAEMLNVLEGYDLRSLGFLSPAHVHLFAEATRRAYADRNAYLADPDFVPQPTARMSSDEYAAQRRQGIRPDRATPSAEVRPGLGAAPAGAGTRAEGTHTTHYSIMDGRGNAVAVTTTINSLYGNLVTVAGAGFLLNNEMDDFSAKPGTPNQFGLVQGEANAIQPGKRMLSAMTPTIVLDPSGKVRLVTGTPGGSTIITTVAMMVSNVVDWNMDAATATAAPRLHHQHLPDTLRYERDGLTEATAAALRAMGHAVAERGGYQGDTQTIIVLPDGTLSGVSDPRRGGAAVGVAEVRRVVQ